In Desulfosediminicola ganghwensis, a single window of DNA contains:
- a CDS encoding cation:dicarboxylate symporter family transporter: protein MSNSNMPPTPPPSATLRFGLPEQVLLSVFLGIITGLFFGEQVGWLKIVGEVFIQLLQITVIPYISLALITGIGSLHYEEVKSLAIKGGSILLVIWAIAVSLVILIPIAFPSWITSSFFSTSQITEPVPFDFQRLFIPSNPFSSYAEGAVPAIVIFSILLGIALIGLSQKIKVLEPLTLIQQATMKITSIISKLSPIGVFALMADMAGTTDVADFARLQVYVVIYSAICLILALFVLPGLITVFTPFRYRRIISELRTPLITAFATGSSLIVLPQLIEQCKKIINAAELPSVSPDDADSSVEVLIPTFYTFPSVMGVLSLSFLLFGGWYIGSEVSASSYPLLFAAGVPALFAGTIKTIPFLLDLMHLPADLFQVFVSVDVITSRFGTLLSAMQYATIGLIGTMLLLRRTYFNWRQLVQVTVISILLITAILLGVRWLYSTFIVVHYTKDKALQSMQFWGTPQPFTIRYDHDGGVTETDAKPANSEQIVERGVLRVCFQPDEYPSSFFTDENRSQLVGFDIEMAHRLAKKFGLPLEFIATESEQEAAQFLNNSACDVYTRSVSVSWQKTNQFSLTSTVYVSSLGLIVRDHNRNDYLNWQEILLKKESFTVAVENNISNLSKLSMALPKATIVPIQNREEQVRMLENNLDSVDAILDLAEEGAAVTLLYPAFTLVVPKPVIREPVVYAVARDNKQLLLAINAWLLNEKSYGVVDALYNHWMLGDAMKRDKLPRWSILRDVLKW, encoded by the coding sequence ATGAGTAATTCCAATATGCCGCCAACTCCCCCCCCCTCTGCCACCCTTCGCTTTGGTCTGCCCGAACAGGTTTTACTCAGCGTCTTTTTGGGTATTATCACTGGTCTATTTTTTGGTGAACAAGTGGGGTGGTTGAAAATTGTAGGTGAAGTTTTTATTCAATTATTACAGATCACAGTAATCCCTTACATTTCTCTGGCATTGATCACCGGAATAGGATCTCTCCACTATGAGGAGGTGAAATCTCTGGCTATCAAGGGTGGAAGCATCCTGCTCGTTATCTGGGCGATAGCGGTTTCATTGGTGATACTCATTCCAATAGCATTTCCTTCCTGGATTACATCGTCGTTTTTCAGTACAAGTCAAATTACTGAGCCAGTTCCATTTGATTTCCAGCGACTTTTCATTCCCTCAAACCCTTTTAGCTCCTATGCCGAAGGTGCTGTTCCTGCCATTGTTATCTTTAGTATTTTGCTTGGTATTGCTCTTATTGGACTTTCACAGAAAATAAAGGTACTGGAGCCCCTGACGTTGATTCAACAGGCTACCATGAAGATCACCTCCATTATTTCAAAACTCAGTCCGATAGGCGTATTTGCACTTATGGCAGATATGGCAGGAACAACGGATGTAGCGGACTTTGCTCGACTGCAGGTGTATGTTGTTATTTACTCAGCAATTTGCCTCATTCTGGCCCTCTTTGTTTTACCTGGACTGATTACAGTTTTTACACCCTTTCGTTATCGACGAATCATCTCCGAACTGCGAACTCCTTTAATCACTGCTTTTGCAACCGGGAGTTCTCTAATTGTGTTACCTCAGCTCATAGAGCAGTGTAAAAAAATTATCAATGCGGCCGAATTACCATCAGTTTCGCCGGATGATGCTGATTCATCGGTCGAAGTCTTAATCCCGACCTTTTATACTTTCCCCAGTGTCATGGGGGTACTCTCACTATCATTTCTTCTTTTCGGTGGGTGGTATATCGGTTCGGAGGTTTCTGCATCTTCCTATCCTCTGCTCTTTGCTGCCGGAGTACCCGCTTTGTTTGCTGGCACAATAAAGACTATACCGTTTTTGCTGGACCTCATGCATCTCCCCGCAGATCTTTTTCAGGTCTTCGTCTCTGTTGATGTAATAACCTCACGTTTTGGAACGCTGTTATCTGCGATGCAATATGCAACAATTGGTTTGATCGGTACCATGCTGTTGTTACGAAGAACCTATTTCAACTGGCGCCAGCTTGTACAGGTGACTGTCATAAGTATCTTGCTCATTACTGCAATCTTACTCGGAGTTCGCTGGTTATATTCTACCTTTATTGTTGTTCATTATACCAAGGACAAAGCCCTGCAGAGTATGCAATTTTGGGGTACTCCTCAACCGTTCACTATCAGATACGACCATGACGGTGGTGTCACTGAAACAGATGCAAAACCAGCAAATTCTGAGCAGATAGTTGAAAGAGGGGTGTTGAGAGTGTGTTTTCAACCTGACGAATATCCTTCATCGTTTTTCACGGATGAGAATCGCTCTCAACTCGTAGGTTTTGATATTGAGATGGCGCACAGGCTTGCAAAGAAATTTGGCTTGCCTCTCGAGTTTATAGCAACCGAATCAGAACAAGAAGCAGCACAGTTCCTTAATAATAGTGCATGTGACGTATATACACGGAGTGTGTCCGTTTCCTGGCAAAAAACAAATCAATTTTCATTGACATCGACAGTTTATGTCTCATCTTTGGGCCTGATTGTACGAGATCATAACAGAAATGATTACCTGAACTGGCAAGAGATATTACTTAAAAAAGAGTCTTTCACTGTGGCTGTTGAAAATAACATCAGCAACTTATCCAAGCTTTCAATGGCCCTGCCAAAGGCAACAATTGTGCCCATTCAGAATAGAGAAGAACAGGTGAGGATGCTTGAAAACAATCTCGATAGTGTTGATGCAATACTGGATTTAGCTGAGGAAGGTGCTGCTGTGACATTGCTTTACCCGGCCTTTACTCTTGTAGTACCTAAACCTGTAATCAGAGAACCCGTTGTTTATGCTGTTGCCCGTGACAATAAACAGTTGCTTCTGGCAATAAACGCCTGGCTGCTCAACGAGAAATCGTACGGAGTGGTTGATGCACTATATAACCACTGGATGTTGGGTGATGCGATGAAGCGTGATAAATTACCCCGGTGGTCTATTCTTCGGGATGTTTTGAAGTGGTGA
- a CDS encoding calcium:proton antiporter yields MNRDTLGKFVKEEVGLLAGLITLACFLLLGKASLTNMSGAVLPTAFFFWLFLIMLWLSFGVVKHADCLAIKLGEPYGTLILTLSVISIEVVMISAVMLTGDQNPTLGRDMMFAVLMIVLNGLIGISLLCGGLRHLEQVHNLQGANTFLTVLIPLSVLSLILPDFTLATERGTYSTTQMIFGILASVSLYGTFLAIQTMRHQGFFMIPGGDPEGEHDHGNLVIRSVPYHACLLLLNMLPIVLLSKNMAKIIDYKIVAYNAPMALGGVLIAVLVLAPEGVAAIKSATSDKLQRSVNICLGSALATIGLTVPAILLIGLATGSKVVLGLGQVDMVLLITTLVVSIVTFSSNKTNIIHGVVHLILFVTYLVMIFD; encoded by the coding sequence ATGAACAGAGATACGTTAGGTAAGTTCGTAAAGGAAGAAGTTGGTCTACTGGCTGGTTTGATAACTCTTGCCTGTTTTCTACTTTTGGGCAAGGCCTCGCTGACCAACATGTCAGGTGCGGTTTTACCAACAGCCTTTTTCTTCTGGCTTTTCCTTATCATGCTGTGGTTGTCTTTTGGTGTGGTCAAACATGCTGACTGCCTGGCAATTAAGCTTGGTGAGCCCTATGGCACACTCATTCTTACACTTTCAGTAATCAGTATCGAGGTTGTGATGATCTCAGCAGTTATGCTAACAGGGGATCAAAACCCGACCCTCGGTCGCGACATGATGTTTGCTGTATTGATGATAGTACTCAATGGGTTGATCGGCATTTCATTACTTTGTGGAGGTTTACGCCATTTAGAACAAGTCCATAATCTTCAGGGTGCCAATACCTTCCTCACTGTTCTCATTCCACTATCGGTTCTGAGCCTCATCCTGCCAGATTTTACCCTTGCCACTGAACGGGGGACATATTCTACTACTCAGATGATTTTTGGTATTCTTGCCTCTGTTTCACTCTATGGTACCTTCCTGGCAATACAGACCATGCGTCATCAAGGGTTCTTTATGATACCAGGTGGTGACCCGGAAGGTGAGCATGACCATGGCAACCTGGTTATTCGCTCAGTGCCATATCACGCGTGTCTGCTGCTTCTCAATATGCTGCCTATCGTTTTACTTTCAAAAAACATGGCAAAGATTATCGATTACAAGATTGTAGCATACAATGCTCCAATGGCCCTTGGAGGTGTTTTGATTGCGGTGCTGGTTCTTGCACCTGAAGGTGTTGCGGCCATTAAATCAGCCACCTCTGATAAACTCCAGCGTTCAGTCAATATTTGCCTTGGCTCGGCCCTTGCCACTATAGGCTTGACTGTACCGGCAATTTTGCTGATTGGTCTTGCGACCGGCAGCAAAGTGGTTCTTGGTCTTGGTCAGGTGGACATGGTTTTACTAATCACAACATTGGTTGTTTCTATCGTGACCTTTTCCAGTAACAAGACAAATATAATTCATGGAGTGGTTCATCTGATTCTTTTTGTTACGTATTTAGTCATGATCTTCGACTAG
- a CDS encoding PP2C family protein-serine/threonine phosphatase: MTSDKECSTLESINRSLREEIAELTHRLKSKEQEVENLGALSLTEIILENSNAILFRRLAADDPKKRKMVYVSPNISCFGYHAEDFLVGKIMFRDIVYHEDSARTLKEIQDFVKQGIESYSQTYRIITGNGDIRWIEDRTSIFEDPSTGTRYHQGIVIDIHEKKKALQLAAEVQKSLLPEDDPIIDGLDIAGKTFPCDEVGGDYFDYLPESTTGNGSLSIIIGDISGHGVDAALLMASARAFLRMRASQQGAVKDIVMAMNRHLTEDMEKNGRFMTLFYLTLDRCHTSMEWVRAGHDPAVLYDPVTDLFTELKGPGLALGIDKDYDYHQQQFESLAPHQVLLLTTDGIYEACNQDNEMFGKERMQNIVRQHSTQTAKNILDQIIQEHNSFTSGVAQADDITIVIVKII; encoded by the coding sequence ATGACCTCGGATAAAGAATGCAGCACCCTTGAATCCATAAACCGTTCCCTGCGAGAAGAGATTGCGGAGTTGACTCATCGACTGAAATCCAAAGAGCAGGAAGTCGAAAACTTAGGCGCGTTATCACTGACTGAAATTATACTTGAAAACAGTAACGCCATCCTCTTTCGTCGTTTGGCAGCCGATGATCCCAAAAAGCGTAAAATGGTCTATGTGTCTCCAAACATCTCGTGCTTTGGTTATCATGCAGAAGACTTTCTGGTGGGAAAAATCATGTTCAGGGATATTGTCTATCATGAAGATTCAGCGAGAACTCTAAAGGAAATACAGGATTTTGTAAAACAAGGGATAGAGAGCTACTCTCAGACATATCGTATTATCACCGGCAATGGTGATATTCGCTGGATCGAGGATCGCACCTCAATTTTCGAAGACCCCTCTACAGGAACCCGTTACCACCAGGGTATTGTGATCGATATTCATGAGAAGAAAAAAGCTCTTCAACTTGCGGCAGAAGTGCAGAAGAGCCTCTTGCCTGAGGATGATCCCATTATTGACGGCCTCGATATCGCAGGAAAAACATTCCCCTGTGATGAGGTGGGTGGTGATTATTTCGATTATTTACCCGAATCTACAACGGGGAATGGATCTTTATCGATAATCATAGGCGATATTAGCGGACATGGCGTTGATGCCGCTCTTCTGATGGCAAGTGCTCGAGCATTTCTTAGGATGCGGGCGTCACAGCAAGGAGCAGTGAAGGATATAGTGATGGCCATGAATCGACATTTGACCGAAGATATGGAAAAAAACGGCAGGTTCATGACATTGTTTTATCTTACTCTGGATCGGTGTCATACGAGCATGGAGTGGGTTCGCGCCGGGCACGACCCCGCAGTTCTGTACGACCCGGTTACCGATCTCTTTACGGAGTTGAAAGGCCCCGGTCTCGCACTCGGTATTGATAAGGATTATGACTACCATCAGCAGCAATTCGAGAGCCTGGCACCTCATCAAGTTCTTCTGTTGACAACAGATGGTATCTATGAAGCCTGCAACCAAGATAATGAAATGTTTGGTAAAGAACGCATGCAAAATATAGTCCGACAACATTCAACTCAAACAGCGAAGAACATTCTTGACCAGATCATTCAGGAGCATAACAGTTTTACCTCAGGAGTCGCTCAAGCGGATGATATTACCATAGTTATCGTGAAAATTATTTAG
- a CDS encoding carbonate dehydratase: MISACNNIRPNLVGDYPEIDPTALIDPSAQIIGNVKVGKNVFVAPLAVIRSDEPGPDGKVSPIILGEECNIQDGVIIHSHGGDIVSIGERSTVAHGAAIHGPCEVGIGCFIAMRSTVYSASLEAGVWVGMNATIMKTTLEAYTYVPAGAVIRSNRDALDLRLVSEKEKTYMDNVLLATNRLREDYRRMLTARSAG, encoded by the coding sequence ATGATCAGTGCGTGCAATAATATCCGGCCAAATCTTGTTGGAGATTATCCAGAAATTGATCCCACGGCTCTCATAGATCCATCAGCACAGATAATAGGGAACGTAAAAGTGGGCAAAAATGTATTTGTTGCTCCGTTGGCTGTAATCCGATCTGATGAACCGGGGCCTGATGGTAAAGTTAGCCCAATCATTCTGGGGGAGGAATGCAATATTCAGGATGGTGTCATTATCCACAGTCACGGTGGCGATATTGTCAGTATAGGGGAACGTTCTACCGTGGCCCATGGCGCGGCTATTCACGGGCCTTGTGAGGTGGGAATAGGGTGCTTTATTGCCATGCGCAGCACAGTGTACAGCGCAAGCCTGGAAGCAGGTGTGTGGGTGGGGATGAACGCGACCATAATGAAAACGACTCTTGAGGCTTACACCTATGTACCCGCCGGTGCGGTAATTCGATCAAACCGTGACGCTCTTGATCTCCGTCTGGTCTCTGAAAAGGAAAAGACGTATATGGACAATGTCTTGCTGGCAACGAATCGGTTGCGGGAGGATTACCGACGGATGCTGACAGCCAGGTCTGCTGGCTAA
- a CDS encoding RidA family protein codes for MITRMETKQRMSRIVIHNGTIYLCGQVAEDASMGIKEQTETMLAKVDFLLEQAGSDRKHILSATIYIKSMEDFAEMNEVWDNWVPEGHAPARACVEASMARDALLVEISVVAAVAK; via the coding sequence ATAATTACACGAATGGAAACTAAACAGCGGATGAGTAGGATCGTTATCCATAACGGTACAATCTATCTCTGCGGTCAGGTGGCGGAAGACGCGAGCATGGGTATCAAGGAACAGACTGAAACGATGCTTGCCAAAGTTGATTTTCTCCTTGAACAGGCTGGAAGCGACAGAAAACATATCCTCTCTGCCACCATCTATATAAAATCCATGGAAGATTTTGCCGAGATGAACGAGGTTTGGGATAACTGGGTCCCTGAGGGGCACGCACCGGCACGTGCCTGTGTGGAGGCGTCTATGGCAAGAGACGCGTTGCTGGTTGAAATCTCCGTTGTAGCGGCTGTTGCAAAATAG
- a CDS encoding patatin-like phospholipase family protein has protein sequence MKIQGNLLILIVVTMSIVAGCASVTPHQPLPSDFKGLAQIPGIPLKGRFWGDLPPPWADRWQTLSKEELADDFSGIMGREHNYLAISGGGAEGAFGAGLLVGWSATGTRPEFTIVTGVSTGALTAPFAFLGPEYDAQLEEIYTTLSTKDLLRRRSILSIISGDAAMGNEPIYAQIKKYIDQKVVDAIATENTKGRKLFIGTTNLEAGRPVIWNITEIAASGHPQASELIHKVLLASASIPAAFPPIFIEVEANGQRYDEIHVDGGTTTQIFLYPVGVKWSTVIGKLEIKGTPNLYLIRNARLYPQMQPIDPKIIPIAGSAITSLIRTQGIGDMYRLYYGAVRDGLNYNLAFIPADFNEKPSEIFDPNYMRQLFDLGYQMAESGEPWLPTPPTLKDL, from the coding sequence ATGAAAATACAAGGAAACCTCCTGATACTCATTGTAGTGACCATGAGTATTGTTGCCGGTTGTGCTTCAGTAACGCCCCACCAACCGTTGCCATCTGATTTCAAAGGACTGGCCCAGATCCCAGGAATACCCCTCAAAGGTAGGTTCTGGGGCGATTTGCCACCGCCCTGGGCTGACAGGTGGCAAACACTCTCCAAGGAAGAACTCGCAGATGACTTCAGCGGCATAATGGGGAGAGAACACAATTATCTGGCAATCTCTGGTGGAGGAGCCGAGGGAGCTTTTGGAGCAGGACTGCTCGTGGGCTGGTCAGCCACCGGTACACGCCCAGAATTCACCATCGTGACCGGTGTGAGTACAGGAGCTCTCACCGCACCTTTTGCATTTCTGGGTCCGGAATACGATGCGCAACTCGAAGAAATTTACACCACCCTGTCAACGAAAGATCTCTTGAGAAGACGTTCAATCCTCTCGATCATATCGGGGGACGCCGCGATGGGGAACGAACCGATTTACGCTCAAATCAAGAAATACATAGATCAAAAAGTCGTAGACGCAATTGCGACAGAGAATACCAAAGGGCGCAAGCTGTTTATCGGAACAACCAATCTGGAGGCGGGAAGGCCGGTTATCTGGAACATTACCGAAATTGCGGCCAGCGGCCATCCACAGGCATCAGAATTGATCCATAAAGTGTTGCTGGCATCTGCGTCAATACCAGCGGCCTTCCCACCCATTTTTATCGAGGTCGAAGCAAACGGGCAGCGCTATGACGAAATTCATGTCGATGGTGGTACAACAACCCAGATATTCCTCTATCCGGTGGGCGTTAAGTGGTCAACAGTGATTGGGAAGCTTGAAATCAAAGGCACCCCCAATCTATATCTGATACGTAATGCCCGCCTGTACCCCCAAATGCAACCCATTGATCCCAAAATCATTCCAATTGCAGGTAGCGCAATTACCTCACTCATCCGCACCCAAGGTATCGGCGACATGTACAGATTATATTATGGCGCGGTGAGGGATGGACTGAATTACAATCTGGCTTTCATACCTGCTGATTTTAATGAGAAACCAAGTGAAATATTTGACCCCAACTATATGCGTCAATTATTCGATCTCGGCTACCAGATGGCAGAATCTGGTGAGCCCTGGCTTCCAACACCGCCAACCCTCAAGGATCTTTGA